The stretch of DNA GTACCAACGGTAGAACGCGGACTTTTACTTGTTGTTTTTTGTTCGATAGCAATTACAGGAGATAAACCATCAATTTTATCTACATCGGGGCGTTCTAAACCGCCCAAAAACTGACGCGCATAAGCAGAAAACGTTTCAATGTAGCGACGTTGACCTTCGGCATAAATGGTATCGAAAGCCAAAGAGGATTTACCAGAACCCGAAAGCCCTGTAATAACCACCAATTTCTCCCGCGGAATGGTAACGTCTATATTTTTAAGGTTATGCGCTCGAGCGCCAATAATTTCAATCGTTTCTTGTGTGTTGTTCATAGTTTTTTTGGCAAAGCGCAAAATTACAATTTTATAGAGAGAAATACTAACAGACTTATAGAGAATTGTATGTTAATAAATTCAGGAGCAGTCATATTGTTTTCAAGACTTAACATAATCATTTCGTAAACCTGCAAGGTTTCCAAAACCTTGTAGGTTTAAAAAAGTATTGTTTAAAAGGTTAAAATTAGACCTAAATCACTATTTTTGAAATAAAATAGTTTGCTTGAAATGGTTTTTAAACAAACTGGTGTTTGTGTGTCATTTTGAAAAAAAGTAAATGAAAATATTCGACAATTTTGTAGATTTTAATAAATACGTTGGATTAACCAAACCTTTCGATTTGAATATTGATGTCGGCGAATATCCTGCTTCAACGCTATTAAAATCTGAAGGAATTGGATTTGAATTTTACAGAATTTCATTTAAAACAAATTATTACAACCCTGAAATAAATAGAAGTAATACGCCTATTACAGCCATTTTTTTTAATAGTCCAGGGAATTTTTATGAATGGGATTTAGCCGAAAGTTTCGAGGGATTTTATCTTCATATATCAAAAGAAATAATTAACAAACATCGTTATTTATTTCAAAATTATTTGGAATATGGAGAACACGAAGCTCTTTATTTAAAAGGGTCAGAGGAAAAAGAATTAATCAATATTTTTAAACTCATTATTAGCCATTATAAACATAAACTTGAGGATTATGATGTTCTTATTTCATATGTAAACTTGTTGCTAAATCTTGTTGAATCTTTTTATAAAAGACAATTTAAAACAGAAACAAAAAAATACAATCTTATTGTAAGTGAGTTTCAACAATTGCTAATGGAATACTACAACCAGCCTTTTGAAGGTGTACCAACTGTAAATTATTTTGCTCAAAAATTAAAACTTTCAGCCAATTATTTAGGTGATATTATTAAATCTTATACCAACAAATCTGCTATAGAAACTATTCACGAATTTGTCATAGATAAAGCTAAAGAAAAACTTATGCAAACCAATTCTACAAGTGCTGAGGTAGCGTATGAACTTGGTTTTGAATATCCTAATTATTTTTCCAAATTATTCAAAAAGCAAACTAATGTAACTCCGAAGCAATTTAAAACGCAACAAATTTTCATTGAAAAGTTGAATCAGTAAAATGTTTCCTTTTATTTAGTAAATCGTGTAATTCATTAATTTTGAATTGGTATACTTTTGTAATAGATTTTAAAACAAAATAGTATGACACAGCAAAAAATTAATTTCACAAACACAAATAACGGACTTACAATTTCTGCTTATTTAAACCTACCCGATAATTTTAATGAAAATGAAAAATATCCAGCAATTGTAGTAACACATCCTGGAGGTGGAGTAAAAGAACAAACTGCTGGAATTTATGCCAAAAAATTAGCTGAAAATGGTTTTGTTACAATTGCTTATGATGCATCTTTTCAAGGAGAAAGTTCTGGCACACCAAGACAATTAGAAAACCCTTATGTAAGAACAGAAGATGTAAGTGCAGTAATTGATTATTTCACAACACTTCCGTATGTGGATAATGAAAGAATAGGCGCACACGGAATTTGTGCAGGTGGAGGGTATACTGTAAATGCAGCAATTAACGACAATAGAATTAAAGCTGTTTCTACAGTTAGTGCAGTAAATATTGGTGCTATGATGAATAGAGGTTGGCTTGGAGACCAAGATCCTAAAAATGCTGTTGCTTGGTTAGATTATGGCGCAAATGCAAGAACCTTAGAAGCAAATGGTTCAGAAGTAACAATGATGCCCATGGCTCCATTGAATAAAGAAGATACACCGTATGTAGATTTACAAGAAGCTTGGGAATATTATCATACAGATAGAGCGCAATGTGCCACTTCTCCAGGTGTTGGAACTGCAAGAAGTTTAACGCAATTGGTTACTTATGATGCTTATAATTTTGCAGAGTATTATTTAACACAACCTTTATTACTGATTGTTGGAAGTGTAGCAGAATCTATGTGGATGAGTGATGATTTGATGAAAAGAGCTTGTACTGAAAAAAGAAAAAATATGTTGTTGAAGGAGCAAATCATATGAAATTATATGATATTCCTGAATATGTTGATGAAGCCGTTTCTCAAATAGTTCCATTTTTTAAAGAGCATTTAAAAGCATAAATCTGTAAATAAATTATAACTTAATAGCCGAAAAATTCGGCTATTTTAATTATCTATTAAATGAAAAAAGAACGCTTTGAAGCGCTAACAAATGCAGTAATGGCTATG from Flavobacterium haoranii encodes:
- a CDS encoding alpha/beta hydrolase; this translates as MTQQKINFTNTNNGLTISAYLNLPDNFNENEKYPAIVVTHPGGGVKEQTAGIYAKKLAENGFVTIAYDASFQGESSGTPRQLENPYVRTEDVSAVIDYFTTLPYVDNERIGAHGICAGGGYTVNAAINDNRIKAVSTVSAVNIGAMMNRGWLGDQDPKNAVAWLDYGANARTLEANGSEVTMMPMAPLNKEDTPYVDLQEAWEYYHTDRAQCATSPGVGTARSLTQLVTYDAYNFAEYYLTQPLLLIVGSVAESMWMSDDLMKRACTEKRKNMLLKEQII
- a CDS encoding helix-turn-helix domain-containing protein codes for the protein MKIFDNFVDFNKYVGLTKPFDLNIDVGEYPASTLLKSEGIGFEFYRISFKTNYYNPEINRSNTPITAIFFNSPGNFYEWDLAESFEGFYLHISKEIINKHRYLFQNYLEYGEHEALYLKGSEEKELINIFKLIISHYKHKLEDYDVLISYVNLLLNLVESFYKRQFKTETKKYNLIVSEFQQLLMEYYNQPFEGVPTVNYFAQKLKLSANYLGDIIKSYTNKSAIETIHEFVIDKAKEKLMQTNSTSAEVAYELGFEYPNYFSKLFKKQTNVTPKQFKTQQIFIEKLNQ